From one Pecten maximus chromosome 8, xPecMax1.1, whole genome shotgun sequence genomic stretch:
- the LOC117332445 gene encoding LOW QUALITY PROTEIN: uncharacterized protein LOC117332445 (The sequence of the model RefSeq protein was modified relative to this genomic sequence to represent the inferred CDS: inserted 2 bases in 1 codon): protein MIYFNGSTYLSSVVCSSEWLTENSYLNGPCSRFIDKDGEETDVAFSFHCRSWPDHLSNFGNRTRYCVWPSRHLVNYIINQGCYFVAIGDKHSRLFGMQWRISFASAEKSXVWSFNHVQLKTYALLKIFLRECIERDQSINELLCSYFMKTIVFHAIEHATPSMWVDDNIVQCFWYCFTILLECVQTGYLPNYFILTHNMFLSNVTGDNRRRLLRVLNRYQCMGYTCLFQCPSFQTLPRNIQENPSMYPSSNDPRLQEMNEDVELLRNIKFHGYNCTNIAHALKLINRIFLKCSDDNFCDLALLHLIQVITSVFSKCIADLTYTHHESNKTVYKQIRRHKRFLHLSSGHRCL, encoded by the exons atgatatattttaacgGATCCACGTATTTATCTAGCGTTGTTTGCAGCAGTGAGTGGTTGACAGAAAACTCATACCTCAACGGACCTTGCAGCCGATTTATCGATAAGGATGGTGAGGAGACTGATGTCGCATTCAGTTTCCACTGCAGGTCATGGCCAGATCACCTCAGTAATTTCGGTAATCGCACAAGATATTGTGTTTGGCCATCAAGGCATCTGGTCAATTACATAATTAATCAAGGTTGTTACTTTGTTGCAATTGGTGACAAACATTCAAGACTCTTTGGAATGCAATGGCGGATTTCTTTTGCATCAGCCGAAAAATC CGTCTGGTCGTTCAATCACGTACAATTGAAAACGTATGCTTTATTGAAAATTTTCCTGAGGGAGTGCATCGAACGCGATCAGTCGATAAATGAACTGCTCTGTTCCTACTTCATGAAAACAATTGTATTCCATGCGATAGAACACGCCACACCATCTATGTGGGTGGACGATAACATTGTCCAGTGTTTTTGGTATTGTTTTACCATACTCCTGGAATGTGTACAGACGGGATACTTGCCGAACTACTTTATTCTGACCCACAACATGTTTCTATCTAATGTCACTGGTGACAACAGGAGAAGATTACTCCGTGTGCTGAATAGATATCAGTGTATGGGATACACTTGTCTGTTTCAGTGTCCGAGTTTTCAGACTTTACCTCGAAATATACAAGAAAATCCTTCCATGTATCCATCATCAAATGACCCTAGATTACAAGAAATGAATGAAGATGTCGAATTATTAAGAAACATTAAATTCCATGGGTATAACTGCACAAATATTGCACATGctttgaaattaattaacaGAATATTCCTGAAATGTTCTGACGACAACTTTTGTGATTTAGCACTGCTTCACTTGATTCAGGTAATTACAAGCGTTTTTAGTAAATGTATTGCTGACCTGACCTATACCCATCATGAAAGCAATAAAACTGTCTACAAACAAATCAGGAGGCACAAACGCTTCCTCCATTTGTCGTCAGGCCACAGATGTCTGTAA